A window of Primulina huaijiensis isolate GDHJ02 chromosome 9, ASM1229523v2, whole genome shotgun sequence contains these coding sequences:
- the LOC140983737 gene encoding AP-1 complex subunit sigma-2-like: MIQFVLLISRQGKVRLTKWYSPYSQKERTKVIRELSGMILTRGPKLCNFVEWRGYKVVYKRYASLYFCMCIDQDDNELEVLEVIHHFVEILDRYFGSVCELDLIFNFHKAYYILDEVLIAGELQESSKKTVARLIAAQDSLVEAAKEQESSISNMIAQATK; encoded by the exons ATG ATTCAATTTGTTCTTCTTATTAGCCGACAAGGGAAAGTGAGGTTGACAAAATGGTATTCACCTTATTCTCAAAAGGAAAGAACGAAG GTAATCCGGGAGCTTAGTGGCATGATCCTAACTAGAGGTCCCAAACTATGCAATTTTGTGGAGTGGAGAGGATACAAAGTTGTTTACAAAAG ATATGCCAGCCTTTATTTCTGCATGTGCATTGACCAGGATGATAATGAATTGGAGGTCCTTGAAGTTATCCATCACTTTGTGGAGATTCTAGACCGCTACTTTGGAAGT GTGTGTGAACTGGATTTGATCTTTAATTTCCATAAG GCCTATTATATCTTGGATGAAGTTCTAATAGCAGGTGAACTTCAAGAGTCAAGCAAGAAAACTGTTGCACGCCTGATAGCTGCTCAG GATTCTCTGGTGGAGGCGGCCAAGGAGCAAGAAAGTTCTATAAGTAATATGATTGCCCAGGCGACGAAATGA